The Thioflexithrix psekupsensis genomic interval GTGCGTTTGACATTTGCGTGTTGGGTGCTGACCCTTTCGGCGAACGCTTGGATGTGATTACTGTCGGGCAGAAAGTCGGCGAACATCCAGTCACGGTGCGCCGGGTGGCGGCGGTCGGCGAAGTGGCAGCATGTCATTCGGTGTTTATCAGCGCATCGGAAAATTCGCGCTTGCAGGCGATTTTTGCCGAATTGAAGTATAAGCCGGTATTGACCGTCAGCGATATAGACAATTTTGTCGTGCGAGGCGGCATGGTGCAGTTTTTCCCACGCGATAACAAAATTCGCCTAATGCTTGACCCAGAGGCATTTACCGATGCAGGTCTCAAACCCGGCGCAAATTTGATGCGGGTTGCACACATCGTCAATGGCAAATAAGGGATAACACCATGAAAAAAATAAGTATTTTTGCGCTTGTTACCCTGCTATCTAACACCGCTTATGCCTTGACTGATGCCGAAAAAGCCCGTTTAGAAGTGTTGCGCGGGCTTTCGTTGGAAGATTTGCAGGAAATGGAAATTAAATTAGACGATGTGTTCGACGTATTTGATGGCTTGGTCAAGCAACAAAGCGTCACCGTCGCCTCTGGTTTTGAGCAAAGCACCGCCACCGCGCCTGCTTCTACCACGCTGATTACCGCGCAAGATATTGAGGCGATGGGCGCACGCAGTTTGGATGAAATCCTTGAAGCTGTGCCGGGAATGCACATCAGTTTGTCGGAAATAGGATTTGCGCCGCTGTACGACGTGCGTGGGGTGCATTCTGCCAGTAATTACGAAGTCTTGATGATGGTCAATGGCATTCCAGTTAAAAGCCTGACCGATGGCGGGCGTGGGGGTTGGTCTCCGCCGCCGGTGCAGATGATTCAACGCATTGAAATCATTCGCGGTCCCGGCTCGGCACTGTACGGCGCGGACGCGGTGTCAGGGGTGATCAATATTCTCACCAAAACCGCAGCAGATATGCCGGGTACAGAAGCGGGCTTGCGTATGGGCAGTCATGCGACTTACAACCCTTGGTTATTGTACGGCGGCAAGGTCAATGGCTTTGATTTGGCACTGAGTCTGGATTATCTGGACACCGACGGGCATCAAGAAACCGTGCATCAAGACGCGCAATCTTTGCTGGACAAAGCCACCGGCACACAGGTCAGCGAAGCACCAGGACGGACGTATTTGCAACAGCAACAATTGAATCTTC includes:
- a CDS encoding YfiR family protein encodes the protein MLKQLLAIFALALSVPALALDAAKEYEIKAAFLFNLSSFITWPAHHFTGENRAFDICVLGADPFGERLDVITVGQKVGEHPVTVRRVAAVGEVAACHSVFISASENSRLQAIFAELKYKPVLTVSDIDNFVVRGGMVQFFPRDNKIRLMLDPEAFTDAGLKPGANLMRVAHIVNGK